In Plectropomus leopardus isolate mb chromosome 17, YSFRI_Pleo_2.0, whole genome shotgun sequence, the DNA window ccccccccccccccccccccccccccccccccccccccccccccccccccccccccccccccccccccccccccccccccccccccccccccccccccccccccccccccccccccccccccccaaacccccccccccccccccccccccccccccccccccccccccccccccccccccccccccccccccccccccccccccccccccccccccccccccccccccccaccaacccccccccccccccccccccccccccccccccccccccccccccccccccccccccccccccccccccccccccccccacccccccccccccccccccccccaccccccccccccccccccccccccccccccccccccccccccccccccccccccccccccccccccccccccccccccccccccccccccccccccccccccccccccccccccccccccccacccccccccccccccccccccccaccccccccaccccccccccacaccccccccccccccccccccccccccccccccccccccccccccccccccccacaccccccccccccccgtcccccccccccccccccccccacccccccccccccccccccccccccccccccccccacccccccccccaccccccccccccccccccccccccccccccccccccccaacccccccccccccccccccccccccccccccccccccccccccccccccccccccccccccccccccccccccccccccccccaccacccccccccccccccccccccccccccccccccccccccccccccaacccccccccccccccccccccccccccccccccccccccc includes these proteins:
- the LOC121956586 gene encoding basic proline-rich protein-like, which produces PPPPPPPPPPPPPPPPPPPPPPPPPPPPPPPPPPPPPPPPPPQTPPPPPPPPPPPPPPPPPPPPPPPPPPPPPPPPPPPTPPPPPPPPPPPPPPPPPPPPPPPPPPPPPPPPPPPPPPPPPPPPPPPPPPPPPPPPPPPPPPPPPPPPPPPPPPPPPPPPPPPPPPPPPHTPPPPPPPPPPPPPPPPPHPPPPRPPPPPPPTPPPPPPPPPPPTPPPTPPPPPPPPPPPPNPPPPPPPPPPPPPPPPPPPPPPPPPPPHHPPPPPPPPPPP